Proteins encoded together in one Papio anubis isolate 15944 chromosome 3, Panubis1.0, whole genome shotgun sequence window:
- the CABS1 gene encoding calcium-binding and spermatid-specific protein 1 gives MAEDGLPKIYSHPPTESSKTPTAATIFFGADNAIPKSETTITSEGDHVTSVNEYVLESDFSTTTDNKLTPTKEKLRSEDDMGTDFIKSTTHLQKEITSLTGTANSITRDSITENFMTVKIGNISSPVTTVSLIDFSTDIAKEDILLDTIDTGDAEILMTSEVSGTLKDSSAGVADTPAFPRIKDEADMNNYNSSIKSNVPADEAIQVTDSIIPEAEIPPAPEVNFTTIPDITALEEEKITKIDLSVLEDDTGAVATLTDSDEEKFITVFELTTSAEKDKDNQEDTLLTDEESPEGANIWMERETANEAETHSVLLTAVESRYDFVVPASIATNLVEDSSTEEELSETDRTETVPKITEPFSGTSSVLDTPDYKEDTSTTETDIFELLKEEPDEFMI, from the coding sequence ATGGCTGAAGATGGTTTGCCCAAAATTTATTCTCATCCTCCAACAGAAAGCAGTAAAACACCAACTGCAGCAACCATTTTCTTTGGGGCTGACAATGCTATTCCCAAATCAGAAACAACTATTACTTCAGAAGGAGATCACGTCACTTCAGTAAACGAATATGTGCTAGAAAGCGATTTTTCAACAACTACAGACAACAAACTGACACCTACAAAGGAAAAACTCAGATCAGAAGATGATATGGGGACCGACTTTATTAAGTCAACAACTCACCTACAGAAAGAAATTACCTCTCTGACCGGCACTGCAAACTCCATCACAAGAGACTCTATTACTGAAAATTTCATGACCGTGAAAATTGGGAATATTTCATCACCAGTTACTACTGTTTCTTTAATAGATTTTTCCACTGACATAGCAAAAGAAGATATCCTCTTGGATACCATTGACACAGGAGATGCAGAGATCTTAATGACATCTGAAGTCTCTGGCACACTAAAGGACAGCAGTGCCGGTGTTGCTGACACTCCTGCCTTTCCACGTATAAAGGATGAAGCTGATATGAACAATTATAATTCCTCCATCAAATCCAATGTCCCTGCTGATGAGGCTATCCAGGTCACTGATTCCATTATTCCTGAGGCTGAAATCCCTCCTGCTCCTGAAGTAAACTTCACTACTATTCCAGATATAACTGCccttgaagaagagaaaataaccaaaattgaCCTAAGTGTTTTAGAAGATGACACCGGTGCTGTGGCTACACTAACTGACTCTGATGAGGAAAAGTTTATCACTGTGTTTGAACTCACTACCTCTgctgaaaaagacaaagataaccAGGAAGATACTCTGCTAACTGATGAAGAATCTCCCGAGGGAGCCAATATTTGGATGGAGAGAGAGACTGCAAATGAAGCAGAGACCCATTCTGTTTTGCTTACTGCTGTTGAATCCAGATATGACTTCGTTGTCCCTGCATCAATAGCTACAAACCTAGTGGAAGACTCATCTACAGAAGAAGAGTTGTCTGAAACTGATAGAACAGAAACTGTGCCTAAGATCACTGAGCCATTTTCTGGAACTAGCTCTGTATTAGATACCCCAGACTATAAGGAAGACACCTCCACAACTGAAACGGATATCTTTGAACTACTGAAAGAAGAACCAGATGAGTTCATGATTTGA